In Lactiplantibacillus pentosus, the sequence CTGGCTTGCGCACCGGTCACCCGCCGTCCGTCAAGCGGTCTTCAGAACTCGTACGCATCACCGTAACTAAACGATCAAGCAATGTGCACCAAAATGTCATCTATCAGTGACTTGTCAATCTCGACACCACACCCACTGTCGTTTTGAATAGCAGTCCAAGTTAAAAATAGCCTAACATCCCCTACCCGGATGTCAGGCTGTTTTATATATCACGCACGCTTTAGACGCTGAAACGGAATTTCAATCGCCATTAAGGCCGCCATCGTCCAAACAAATTGGTGCCATACTACGCCAAACAAAAAGCCACTAGCCTCTCCAGCCAAGGCCGCTGATGGCGTGTGTGCGACAGTACTGGCCGATGGTAGTGCCGCAACAATATCTGGCCATTCCAGCGCAAGATTCAATGCGAATAACATCATAATTAAACCAAACAAGGTCCACCCTTCGCGCTTAGTCGTCGCCCACTCATCAAAGTGCGGATAATTCAGTAATAGCGTAAAAGTCATGACGATTAGCGCAACTGAGATTAACTCGCTAAATGAACTATCGATTTGTAAAAAATGTAAACAGTAACTTACAACCAACAATCCCAGATTAATCCCATAACCCACTGACAACAGCCGTTGTTGCCGCCGACTCGTGGTCGTTTGTACTTCATAATGTTTTAACATACTCAAATCTTCCTTCAATAAATAATCGAGTGACAAATCGTAGACCGTACTAATCTGAACCAACATGCCAATATCCGGATATGAACGGCCATTTTCCCAGCTGGAAATCGTCTGTCGTGCCACGTGTAATTCTTCAGCAACCGCTGCTTGCGTTAAGTGCTTCTGTTGCCGAACAAACTTAAAATTCTCGCCAAAACTCATCCCCGTACCTCCCATGTTGATATCGTACCAGTCACCCGTCAAAAGACAAGCTGAGCTTCTTAGCATCCTGATAAGGCCGGGCTTGGCGGTTGATCACGTTTAAATTGATATGGACCGTAACTGCCCGACTTGAAGAGGTGAATCGCCACTTAACAAACGGACCATAGCGTTTCCATAGCGGATTTTTCAATCTCGTCTTCCGCTAAAATTTTTCTGTGGCCGAATATGGCACTAAATCGGGGCCGAAATGTGAACCGTTTTCATCGCCAATTAGTCAGCCTTTGATGCCATTAAAATAATAGTTAACTGTTGTTACCATTCGAATTAAAACGGTTTGATATTTTTGTAGGTGCACCTAAAAAAAGTATTTCCATTTACTTTTATTTATTGTACAATGACAACGGCTCAAAGATTTATACAAATAGAAAGGTGGTCTTTTAATTGAGCGAAAAGACGAACACCCCAAACCGGAAGCATAAACTGATTGAATATGCGAACGGCCCCTCACTAGAGGAAATCAACGGGACAATCGAGGTTCCTAAGAATCTGAGTTTCTGGAAAACCTTGTTTGCCTACTCTGGGCCTGGTGCCTTAGTCGCAGTGGGTTATATGGATCCCGGTAATTGGTCCACTTCAATCACTGGTGGTCAAAACTACCAATACATGTTGATGTCTGTCATCTTGATTTCAAGTTTGATTGCGATGTTGCTTCAATACATGGCAGCTAAACTTGGTATCGTGAGTCAGATGGACCTGGCCCAAGCCATTCGTGCCCGGACGAGTCGGTCACTCGGAATCGTTTTGTGGATCTTAACTGAATTAGCGATTATGGCAACTGATATTGCGGAAGTTATCGGTGCCGCCATCGCCCTGTATTTATTATTCAATATTCCATTAGTTATCGCGGTATTTATTACCGTCTTAGACGTTTTAGTTTTGCTATTATTGACCAAAATCGGTTTCCGAAAGATCGAAGCCATCGTGGTTTGCTTGATTCTCGTCATTTTATTCGTTTTCGTTTATCAAGTCGCTTTATCCAACCCAGACTGGGGCGGTGTCATCAAGGGCTTAGTTCCAACTGCTGACACCTTCTCGACTGGCCGGACGGTTAACGGGATGACGCCACTATCTGGTGCTCTTGGGATTATCGGGGCGACCGTTATGCCGCATAACCTGTACTTGCACTCTGCCATTTCACAAACGCGGAAGATTGATCACAATGATGAAGAAGATGTTGCTCGGACGGTTAAGTTTGCCGCTTGGGATTCCAACATTCAATTATCCTTCGCTTTCATCGTTAACTCACTCCTACTAATCATGGGGGTTGCCGTTTTCAAGAGTGGTGCCGTTAAGGATCCTTCATTCTTCGGGCTTTACGAAGCGCTATCGAACACTTCAATGCTCAGCAATGGGATTTTGATTAGTGTCGCTAAATCCGGTGCTTTATCAGCCTTGTTCGCGATCGCGTTACTTGCTTCTGGTCAAAACTCCACGATTACTGGGACGTTGACTGGGCAAGTGATTATGGAAGGTTTCGTTCACATGCGGATGCCACTCTGGTTACGGCGGTTAGTTACTCGGTTGATTTCTGTGATTCCAGTGCTGATTTGCGTGCTGTTGACTAGCGGCAAGAGTGCGATTGATGAACATACCGCGCTGAATAATCTGATGAATAATTCGCAAGTGTTCCTGGCCTTTGCCTTACCATTCTCCATGCTGCCATTACTCATGATGACCGACAGTGCGGCTGAAATGGGCAAACGTTTCAAGAACTCGCTCTGGATCAAAGGATTTGGCTGGTTATCAGTTATCGGTTTAACCTTCTTGAACCTATTAGGGTTACCAGATTCAATTCTGGGCTTCTTCGGTGACAATCCATCTGCCGGCGAACAAACCTTCTCCAAGATTTTAGCTTACATCTTAATCGTTGCCATCTTAGCGCTACTTGCATGGACGATTTTCGACTTACAACGCGGCAACAAGCGTTACGTCGCACAACAACTCGCCGCAGCGGCTAAGGAGGCTGACAAATAATGGCAACCAAATTCAAACGAATCTTAGTCGGTGTCGATGATTCGGCTGACGCCCTACTCGCCTTCGACTATGCGATTCATCAGGCTAAACAAGACGATGCTGAACTAGTCATCATTTCAATTCTGGAAAACGACGAAATGAACGTCTACCAAGCCTTAAGCAAAGATTACGTTCACGGCGAACGCAAGGAATTAGAGCAACACATCTTAAAATACCAGCAACAAGCTCAAGAAGCTGGTGTGACCAAGGTTCGCTCAATGATTGCGGAAGGTGAACCTGGTGAGACGATCGTTAAGGAAGTCATTCCACACGTTCAACCTGATTTACTCATCATCGGTTCATTAGCAAAGAAGGGTATTGCCAAGCACTTTGGGAGCCAGGCTGCTTATATGGCCAAATACGCCCCCGTTTCAGTGCTGGTCATTCGTTAATCCAACCGGTGTTGCTAATTCAGAACATTGAATCAGTTCTTTAAAAATACAGCATTATTTGCTGACAAAAGCGGCGACTCACATCTGTGTGGGTCGCTTTTATTTTACAGATTTAATTTTTAGGATGACATAACTTTATTTGACTATTCACCTTAACCTACTATAATAGATGGTGAAGGGGGTATTTGATCATGACACCTAACGAGACCTACGAAGATTTAGAACAATTGCATCTATTACCAGCAGCCCAATTTACTTGGCGGCCCTTCACTTCTACCACCATCTTTGTTGACAGTCCGCACGACCGGCGCGTTTATCGGCTGAACTTAGCGGACGCGACCGTCGACATTTTTCAAGCAGACCCTAGTTCAGAACTCTCTGAACACTTCGAGCCCCTTAAAACGATTCAACTAACACCACAACAAATGAGTCAACTCAAGCCATCACAACCAGTTGCCTCATAATAATTGTCATTAGCACGCAAATAAGCGTTTCAGGAATGAACCTACCATTCTTGAAACGCTTATTTGAATCGATTCGATTGTGGTGTTGCTTGTCCGTTGCAGCTGGCAAAACGGCCCATCACTTGCAGTTGGTGGTGCCGCTGGCCATTAGCGATTGCTGCCGGATGTCAGCACTTAACTACACTTCTTCATCCGATACTGGCGCGCGCCGGCGGTCATGGTGAATCAGCCATAGTAAGCCCACTAATAAAATGACAATGCCAATCACGAGCGCGGCGTTTTTAAAATGAGCCTTGATTAATTCATCGCCACCCCAGGCATAAATAATGGCGGTCGGCATACTCCCTACTAGCGTCGCCCACGCCAATTGTCGTCGTGTCACCGCTGTTTCGACAGCAGCCAAGCTCACCAATGAAGTCGGAATAAACGGCACGGTGTAGCCGATAATGATGCCGAGTAGCGGATGGCGCATATTACCGATCGCGGTCACGAGTTTTGACGATTTTTGCGTCCGATGAGCAGTCACCCGGCCGAAGAATCGCTGTGCAATCAAATTTCCCAGCGTAATCCCGATAATATTCAGGACAGCACCGAGTCCTTTGCCAAAACAAATTCCGGCGACGACACTGATCGTCGCAACGGGTGCGCCCGGAATAATTGAAAAACAAATCAATAAGGGGACCACTAACCCAATGTCTACGGCGCGATGTCGCCGCACTTGTGCGACTAGCGCATCTTGGTTGAAGACCCGGTGTTGAACGAGCTCCCAGGTACCATGATAGCGATAGACTAATAGCCCAATCAGTAGCAGTGCGAGTAGCGCAGCGCCGACAATCAGTTGCCGTTTCGTTAATTTAACTTTCACATTATCCTCCGCTAATCGTGATGGGGCTCATGCTTGATCTCATGCGCCACGTGCCCAATCATGGCATCCACCATTTCTAAAATATGGGGGTCATCTAAGCAATAGTAAACGTGCTTGCCGCGCTTGGTCTTAGACACCAATTGATACTGAAATAAAATCGCTAATTGGTGAGAAACTTGTGGTTGCGGCAGTTGCACGTGACTCACGATGGCCGTCACATCCGCTTCGTGCCGTTCTAAAAAGCGCAATATTTTGATTCGATTCACATTGCCGAGTACCTTATAGATTTTAGCGGCTTCGACTAATAGTTGATCACTAACTTCCATCCGTGGGCCTCCGTTCCCAGTTATCACCACAGTGCCAACAAGTGACTAATTAGGCCACTATCCCAGAAGACGTAGCAGCCAATCAACACATAACAAATCTTCATCAACCGTTCACCGTGTGCCGTGATCACTCGTTGAACGACTGGCAATGTCGCCACTTGTTTGATAATAATCACCACTAGCACCGTTAACACGCCAATAAAAACTAACGTCATCAAGAAATGCGCCATGCTCTCGCCAACGAGGACCGGCAAGAAAATCGATAAATTACAGCCCGCACATACCGCCAAATACGTTACCAGCACGTTCAACACTGGCGATCGACCAGAACGGTCCGCTTGCTCGTCATCATCGTCATGGAACGCTAGCCAGATTGGCAAAATCCCCAACACACCGAGCAACCATTCCGGCAAGAACAACGTTAACGTCCGACCGATAAAGAAACTCGCTGTCAGTAAAATCATATTTCCCAGGAAATAACCCCAAATAACCTGCGATAACCGGTATTTTTTGAGTAAGAACACCAACATAAAGAAGAAGTCCAAATTAACGCTCAAAAAGGTTATCGCTAAAATCCCATAGTGCATCCCATCACCCACTCTTTTATTGTTGACTTTATTATATGTCAAATTTGACATATGTAAAGTAAAAGCTGCACCCAACTGAAAAGTAAATAGTTACTAGTCAGTCCACAATCAAACACCCGCACCACGCAAAAACGCCCACCAATGGGACTAAGCAGGTGCTTAGCCCGCAATGGCGGACGTCTTCTGGTTGACTGCTGAATAGCAGATCAATATTGATTTCGATAGTTACTTTTAAATCATGACCTAATTAAGTGACGTACTGGCCTTTTTCCTTGAACTGATTTGACAGCTCATACCAGCAATCATACGCCCTGACACGTTAGCATCCGTTTCATATCGCCACCAAGCTTGTCACGTTCTTGCCCAGTCAGCATTAAGCACTAATCTGCGGCTAACGCATCGATTGGATTCAAGCGAGCAGCGCGCCATGCCGGTAGAATTGCCGCTAATAGCGCGATTACTAGGGCGATGATAAAGGTCGAAACAACATTGCTGAGATGAATTTCTATCATATTGTAACTGGCGATTTGGTAGAGCACCTGATTGAGCGCAGTCCCGACACCATAGGCAATCCCCGTGGCGAGCAGCGCACTGATGACCCCAATAATGAGCGATTCACTCGTGAACAAGCGGCGAATATCGCCCCGACTTTCGCCGAGTGCACGTAAAATTCCAATTTCCTTTTTACGAGCACTAACGGACATGAACATCGTCACGATAATCATCAACGCTGAAACGAGTAATGAGATACCCGCAATCGCGGCCAAAATGGTCGTCGCTAAGTTGACATACGTGTTGACGGTGTCTAGCATGCTGGCAATACTCGTGGCCCGATAAGTTCGCTTACCGTCAGTTTTGAGCTTGTTGATTTGCTTCGTGACCGCGTCATTGTGATTTCGAGAATCGACTTTAACCGCGACAGAAGTCGGTTTCGTGCTCAAATCTTTCGATGAACGCATCGCCTTCATGGTAGCGTACGAAACCGCATTGACCGCACCACCAGTCGTACTTTCAGTGATCCCCGCAACGGTTAACTGTTGCTTGACGGTTACTGACTTACCACTGGCATTGGTCGTCTGGAAGGAGACGGTAACTTTCTTACCAACTAAGTCCTTCCAATTCTTAGATGACCACTTCTTGGCAACCGTGTCTTTATCAACGACAATTTCATTCTTACCAGCCGTATGACCCGCTTTAATAATGGATTTCCGGTTGGAAGCCGTCCAAGTTGTCAGTGTGGATGCCGTATAGTCTTTTGCCCCAATTGACAGTGTCGCGTTGCTTGCACTAATAATTGGTTGAACCGTCTGAACGTGTTTAACCTTCTTCAACTGTGCCAATTGTGTGCTACTAAAGGTCGGTTGACTAGTGGTCGTCGAACTGACCCCCATTGCGGCGGCCTGCTGATTATTAGCTTGGGCGCCGCCACCACGTTGGTTTTGGCTCGTCTTCTGATACCGACTGACCGTCACGACCCGCGGATTGACCATATCATTGATTTCTTGGTTGATATAGCCTTTGAGCCCGTTGCCCAGGCCGTTGAATAGCATCACCGCAAATAGCCCGATGGCCGTCCCAATAATAATGATTAGGTTCCAAGTCCAGGTGTAGCGTAAGTGCTTAAACGCCGTACTCATCGGTACGTACCATGGCAACTTGCGCGCAGGAATTTGTTGCCGATTTTCATCAACTGGATAGGCGGCTTTGATCCGGTCATCCGATGTAATCTGGCCATCCGCTAATCGAACGATGCGCGTCCCGGCGTTGGCAACATCCTCAGAGTGGGTCACGCAAATCACTAACCGGCCCTCTTCAGCAATTTGGTCCAACAATTTCAGCACATCCGCCGTATTTTCAGAATCCAGCGCCCCAGTCGGTTCATCCGCAATAATGATTTGCGGATCACTAGCGAGTGCCCGAGCAATTGCGACCCGTTGCTTCTGCCCACCAGACAACTGGTTCGGATACTTTTTGATTTGATCAGTTAATCCGACCTTCGCCAACAATTCCTTGGCGCGTTGCTCACGCGCAGAACGATTGAGCTTGGTCATATCCAATGAAATCAAAACGTTGTCTAGAACCGATAAGTGATTGATCAAGTTATAGGATTGATAAATATAGCCGATGGTTTCTCGGCGATACTGGTCCATTTGTTTCTCTTGGTGATGGTCCAATGCGGTTCCTTGAAGCAAGACTTGGCCTTCAAATTGCCGGTCCAGCCCACCGATGATGTTCATCAGCGTTGACTTCCCGCCACCAGATTCACCTAAAATTGCCACGAACTCGCCACGTTCGAAAGTTAAATTAATCCCATTCAAAACTGGGAAGGCTTGTTTACCTAAATAATAGGCTTTGTGAATATCCTTTAATTCTAAGTAACTCACGCTAATTCACCCTACCTTACTTCACTGTCATGTGCGCCAATAGTCTTGTGATGTAACAAGACTTAAACTGTGACTATTGGTCATTAAGTTTACCAGAGATTACGCTCCGGCAACACCCTAATGCGTCAATTTAATTGGAACTTAGCATAGCACGTTAGTTAGTCTATTGCAACGAAATCTAACTAAAATACTAACAATCTTTATAATTCGAGACACGTAAGCACCATCAAATAGTCTTGCGAGTGTGTCTCCCCCTAGTCAGTCACATGACCCGTTCCGATAGCTAGCAATCAGGCGTTTAGTCCGCCTACTACTTAACTAGCTTGTGTACAAAAGGGCAGTTCTGAAACGAACTCTCGTTTTTCAGAACTGCCCTCGTCGACATGGTGCTATTTAAATCACTGTGGCATTGTTAATCTACGCTAGGCGTGACGCTTCCGCCACCATACGGCTAAGCCACCAGTAATCATCAATAAGAGACTCCCTGCGACCGCCAACCAACGTTGAATCGCTTCACCGGTTTGTGGTAACCAGCTACCATGATGGGGCTTCGTGGTCGAATATGCGCCATTAGTCGCAGTATTCGTTTCAGGTAAGGTCGTCCCATTGGTGCTGGCCGTTGACGTGCCATCTCCACCTTTGCCAGGTTTAGCCGGCGTATTGGCGTTACCATCGGGTTTAGCGGCATTTGACTTGTTGTCATCTGGCTTAACATTGGTATTGCCGTTGCCATTTGGTTTTTCGGTATTTGACTCACTGCCATCCGGCTTAACTTCAGTGTTGCCGTTACCACCGGAGTTAGTGTTGCTTGAACCATTTTCATCTGGTTTAACTACAGTATTACCGTTGCCATTTGGTTTAGTGGTGCTTGAACCATTTTCGTCCGGTTTAACTGCCGTATTATCGTTGCCATCTGGTTTCTCGGTACTTGAACCATTTTCATCTGGTTTAACTGCCGTATTATCGTTGCCATTTGGTTTCTCGGTACTTGAACCATTTTCGTCCGGTTTAACTGCAGTATTACCATTGCCATCCGGTTTAGTGGTGCTTGAACCATTTTCATCCGGCTTAACTACAGTATTCCCGTTGCCATCTGGTTTGTCTGTACTTGACTCATTTCCGTCCGGTTTAACTGCAGTATTGCCGTTACCATCAGGTTTCACACTACTTGATCCATTCTCACCTGGCTTAACTGCAGTATTACCGTTGCCGTTAGGTTTAGTGGTATTTGCTCCGTTTTCATCCGGTTTAGCTGGCGTCGTTAACGGATTATCATTGTCGAGGTCGACTAAGACTTCCGTGCCATCGGCGGTTGCCGCCATCGCTTGGCTTAACATGATCGTCTTAGCCGCTTTGGTCTTGCTTGGGGCTAACTTAACCGTTACCAGATTCGTCACGGGTTGACTCGCACTGACGGTCAAACGTAATTGTCCGTTAGCCACCGTTCGGCGTAAAATTTTGACACCCGTTGGGACCTGAACGTCCGCAACATCACGGCCAGCGAGGTCGAATTGCAAATCAAATGCGGTGAGTTGCCGTTTTTGAGCATTCGTCACTTGCACTTGTGCTTCGTGGTCGTTGCGACTCAATTTCAGTGTTTCAACGGCACGGTGTTTCTTAGTCAACTCCGTTTGCTTGAGGAAGGCTGACGTATCAAAGACCTGGCTGTCAAACATCTGCGGGGCTTGTGGTACTTGTAAGGCATTTAAAATCAACGCACTCACATCCGCGTTGCTACCGCCGTGTAGTCGGCGACCACTATCCACCGTTTCGCCACCAAGGGCCATGAAGATGCTACGGTTGTATTCATCCCAGCCGCCATGGTTGGTCCCGGCGCCACCGTGATCCGCGTTGGCAATCACTAACGTATCATGGATGTGGCCAGTTGCTTCTAGCTTGTCCATGACGCGCTTAAATAAACCGTCATACTGCGCGTACTTATCCCAATAATTATCGTTATACCAGCCACGACTATGGCCCTGGCCATCCATGTAATCACTTTGCATGTACACTAGGCCGGTGTTCTTAAACTCAGATGAGCCGATGTAGTTGGCGACATCGTCAAAGGATTTCAACGAAGCGGACTGCTTGGTCATCACAGCGGCATCCGGTTCAACAATACTGTTCACGATTGGGCCCCACTCTGAAAAGGCCGCGGCGCCACGGGTTGGGTTCTCAGCTTGAAGCATTTTGAAAACGGATGGGAACAATGCCTGTGGTTTATCAAAATCGGCAAAGTATTCTTGTCCCATTGAACCGTTAGTGCCTTGGTATTCCTTAGGTAACGTGTCCCATGGCCGTCCATGCAGCATGGAAATGTAGTTTTGAGCTGAAATTGCTGGCGAAACTGCCCGCGCAGACGTGCTCATCGCAAACTGTTTATTGAATAAATCCATCGTGTACGTGTTGCGACGCTTCTTCATAATGACCGGGTCAGTCGTCCATGCGGGTGTTTTGGTCCCTTGCGCATAGTACATCCCCTTTGGATCCCAGGGGTTACCACCACCGTCCGTCGTCAAAACGACCACGTGTTTATACGGCTTGATTTCAGCCTGTTTGGCGGCAGCGACTTGGTCAGTTGCGGAAGCTAAGGCCACGTCACCGACCCCAATAATACCGTCACCATTGTAATCAAGGGCGTATTTTCCTTGAATTTCAACGGATTGAGCGGGTCCTAATTGAACCGTCGTGTTTTTGGTGGTTTGTTCCAATTGAATTCGTGTCTCACCCGCCGTTTTGGCTTTTAGATTGAGGTGCGCCAGTCGAGTCTGGGCGTATTTCTTGAAATCAGCCGTCGACAAATTAGCGGTCGTCGTCACGCGGACCCGTCCCGGCTGAACGAGTTGTACCTGCGTCTGATTGCCTTGCAATAGTCGTTCAGCACCGACATAATCGAACTTGTTGGCATCATAAACCACATCGATGGTCAACGGTTGCGCTGGCGTTGCCTTTAGTTGCCGGGCGTGTACATTCAGCCCATAAGTATGGCCTGCTGCAATGCGCTTCGCTCCTACCAAACGCGTCGCTACAGACTGTTCAACGGGCGCTACTGCATGCTTGCCCTGTTGCGCTTGATCGTTCAATTGGCTGACTTGTTCAGGAGTGAGTACTTGGTCATACAATCGGGCCTGCTTGATTTGCCCCGTCATCATCGACTGCACGTGTGAGCCAGGTGCGGCATCGCCACCTAGGACGAAATCCTTGGTATTTTGTGCCAGCTTCAAATCACCCGGCATGGCCACTTGTTGCACCAATTTGCCATCAAGATACAGACTCGCCGTCTTATTTTTATCAATCACACCGACCGCATGCACCCACTGGCCCTTATGCAGCAGCCCTTTAGGCGTTTTGTAGCCGGCACCATCATGGGCATAGAAAACCACTTGATTATTTTCAACGCCGAGGCCGAGGCCACCACCTTGTTGGCTCGAGAAAATCTCATGTTCGTGACCGGCATCAGCGGCTGGGTCATATTTGAAGTAGGCTTCAACCGCCATACCACTCTGGATCTGACGGAATTGGTCATCCGTGAAAGTGGTGTAAAACGCGGATTTGCCATCAAAATTCAAGACTTGATCATCAAATTCTGGCGTCTTGGTCACTGCCGGTTGGCCCACCAATTGCCATTGCGTCTTACCAGCATGGTCTACCAGTTGCCGATTTTGCACTCCTAAATCGACGATCGGGGTTGGCAACGTAACGTTCGCAGCCGGAACAGCGACTTGCTCACTTGGCGTATCCACGGGGGTCACAGCGGCAATCGCTGGACTCACCGTGGTCGTTAAAATTGCAGTACATACGAATAAGGTCGTTAAAACACGCGGCTTCATTACTAAATTATCACTCCACATTTTTTATAGTAAAACTAACTGCAATATTAAGCATAGTTAACTAATGTAAAGTGTTTAGTCAGAGGTTTGTAAAGAAACGATATTATTTGTGTGTAGACGCAACTAAAATCCGAAACTTCAGTGGACCGTCATGCAAAATAGCTTGTGATACTTTTCCGCACAAACAAAAAATCGTTTCAAGAATGCAGTCAGGATTCTTGAAACGATTTTTTCAGTTTTATCAGTATCAGTTGGCAGGTTTACCCAATCAGGTTATTGTTGGGCGACTTCCTGGTAACCATTAGCGATCAATTGGTTGCGGAACCAAGTTTCAAACATAAACCCATACCAAAT encodes:
- a CDS encoding helix-turn-helix domain-containing protein produces the protein MSFGENFKFVRQQKHLTQAAVAEELHVARQTISSWENGRSYPDIGMLVQISTVYDLSLDYLLKEDLSMLKHYEVQTTTSRRQQRLLSVGYGINLGLLVVSYCLHFLQIDSSFSELISVALIVMTFTLLLNYPHFDEWATTKREGWTLFGLIMMLFALNLALEWPDIVAALPSASTVAHTPSAALAGEASGFLFGVVWHQFVWTMAALMAIEIPFQRLKRA
- a CDS encoding Nramp family divalent metal transporter, which produces MSEKTNTPNRKHKLIEYANGPSLEEINGTIEVPKNLSFWKTLFAYSGPGALVAVGYMDPGNWSTSITGGQNYQYMLMSVILISSLIAMLLQYMAAKLGIVSQMDLAQAIRARTSRSLGIVLWILTELAIMATDIAEVIGAAIALYLLFNIPLVIAVFITVLDVLVLLLLTKIGFRKIEAIVVCLILVILFVFVYQVALSNPDWGGVIKGLVPTADTFSTGRTVNGMTPLSGALGIIGATVMPHNLYLHSAISQTRKIDHNDEEDVARTVKFAAWDSNIQLSFAFIVNSLLLIMGVAVFKSGAVKDPSFFGLYEALSNTSMLSNGILISVAKSGALSALFAIALLASGQNSTITGTLTGQVIMEGFVHMRMPLWLRRLVTRLISVIPVLICVLLTSGKSAIDEHTALNNLMNNSQVFLAFALPFSMLPLLMMTDSAAEMGKRFKNSLWIKGFGWLSVIGLTFLNLLGLPDSILGFFGDNPSAGEQTFSKILAYILIVAILALLAWTIFDLQRGNKRYVAQQLAAAAKEADK
- a CDS encoding universal stress protein, whose amino-acid sequence is MATKFKRILVGVDDSADALLAFDYAIHQAKQDDAELVIISILENDEMNVYQALSKDYVHGERKELEQHILKYQQQAQEAGVTKVRSMIAEGEPGETIVKEVIPHVQPDLLIIGSLAKKGIAKHFGSQAAYMAKYAPVSVLVIR
- a CDS encoding TVP38/TMEM64 family protein, which translates into the protein MKVKLTKRQLIVGAALLALLLIGLLVYRYHGTWELVQHRVFNQDALVAQVRRHRAVDIGLVVPLLICFSIIPGAPVATISVVAGICFGKGLGAVLNIIGITLGNLIAQRFFGRVTAHRTQKSSKLVTAIGNMRHPLLGIIIGYTVPFIPTSLVSLAAVETAVTRRQLAWATLVGSMPTAIIYAWGGDELIKAHFKNAALVIGIVILLVGLLWLIHHDRRRAPVSDEEV
- a CDS encoding ArsR/SmtB family transcription factor translates to MEVSDQLLVEAAKIYKVLGNVNRIKILRFLERHEADVTAIVSHVQLPQPQVSHQLAILFQYQLVSKTKRGKHVYYCLDDPHILEMVDAMIGHVAHEIKHEPHHD
- a CDS encoding cadmium resistance transporter, with amino-acid sequence MHYGILAITFLSVNLDFFFMLVFLLKKYRLSQVIWGYFLGNMILLTASFFIGRTLTLFLPEWLLGVLGILPIWLAFHDDDDEQADRSGRSPVLNVLVTYLAVCAGCNLSIFLPVLVGESMAHFLMTLVFIGVLTVLVVIIIKQVATLPVVQRVITAHGERLMKICYVLIGCYVFWDSGLISHLLALW
- a CDS encoding ABC transporter ATP-binding protein/permease — protein: MSYLELKDIHKAYYLGKQAFPVLNGINLTFERGEFVAILGESGGGKSTLMNIIGGLDRQFEGQVLLQGTALDHHQEKQMDQYRRETIGYIYQSYNLINHLSVLDNVLISLDMTKLNRSAREQRAKELLAKVGLTDQIKKYPNQLSGGQKQRVAIARALASDPQIIIADEPTGALDSENTADVLKLLDQIAEEGRLVICVTHSEDVANAGTRIVRLADGQITSDDRIKAAYPVDENRQQIPARKLPWYVPMSTAFKHLRYTWTWNLIIIIGTAIGLFAVMLFNGLGNGLKGYINQEINDMVNPRVVTVSRYQKTSQNQRGGGAQANNQQAAAMGVSSTTTSQPTFSSTQLAQLKKVKHVQTVQPIISASNATLSIGAKDYTASTLTTWTASNRKSIIKAGHTAGKNEIVVDKDTVAKKWSSKNWKDLVGKKVTVSFQTTNASGKSVTVKQQLTVAGITESTTGGAVNAVSYATMKAMRSSKDLSTKPTSVAVKVDSRNHNDAVTKQINKLKTDGKRTYRATSIASMLDTVNTYVNLATTILAAIAGISLLVSALMIIVTMFMSVSARKKEIGILRALGESRGDIRRLFTSESLIIGVISALLATGIAYGVGTALNQVLYQIASYNMIEIHLSNVVSTFIIALVIALLAAILPAWRAARLNPIDALAAD
- a CDS encoding LamG-like jellyroll fold domain-containing protein is translated as MKPRVLTTLFVCTAILTTTVSPAIAAVTPVDTPSEQVAVPAANVTLPTPIVDLGVQNRQLVDHAGKTQWQLVGQPAVTKTPEFDDQVLNFDGKSAFYTTFTDDQFRQIQSGMAVEAYFKYDPAADAGHEHEIFSSQQGGGLGLGVENNQVVFYAHDGAGYKTPKGLLHKGQWVHAVGVIDKNKTASLYLDGKLVQQVAMPGDLKLAQNTKDFVLGGDAAPGSHVQSMMTGQIKQARLYDQVLTPEQVSQLNDQAQQGKHAVAPVEQSVATRLVGAKRIAAGHTYGLNVHARQLKATPAQPLTIDVVYDANKFDYVGAERLLQGNQTQVQLVQPGRVRVTTTANLSTADFKKYAQTRLAHLNLKAKTAGETRIQLEQTTKNTTVQLGPAQSVEIQGKYALDYNGDGIIGVGDVALASATDQVAAAKQAEIKPYKHVVVLTTDGGGNPWDPKGMYYAQGTKTPAWTTDPVIMKKRRNTYTMDLFNKQFAMSTSARAVSPAISAQNYISMLHGRPWDTLPKEYQGTNGSMGQEYFADFDKPQALFPSVFKMLQAENPTRGAAAFSEWGPIVNSIVEPDAAVMTKQSASLKSFDDVANYIGSSEFKNTGLVYMQSDYMDGQGHSRGWYNDNYWDKYAQYDGLFKRVMDKLEATGHIHDTLVIANADHGGAGTNHGGWDEYNRSIFMALGGETVDSGRRLHGGSNADVSALILNALQVPQAPQMFDSQVFDTSAFLKQTELTKKHRAVETLKLSRNDHEAQVQVTNAQKRQLTAFDLQFDLAGRDVADVQVPTGVKILRRTVANGQLRLTVSASQPVTNLVTVKLAPSKTKAAKTIMLSQAMAATADGTEVLVDLDNDNPLTTPAKPDENGANTTKPNGNGNTAVKPGENGSSSVKPDGNGNTAVKPDGNESSTDKPDGNGNTVVKPDENGSSTTKPDGNGNTAVKPDENGSSTEKPNGNDNTAVKPDENGSSTEKPDGNDNTAVKPDENGSSTTKPNGNGNTVVKPDENGSSNTNSGGNGNTEVKPDGSESNTEKPNGNGNTNVKPDDNKSNAAKPDGNANTPAKPGKGGDGTSTASTNGTTLPETNTATNGAYSTTKPHHGSWLPQTGEAIQRWLAVAGSLLLMITGGLAVWWRKRHA